The Marinilongibacter aquaticus genome has a window encoding:
- a CDS encoding ethanolamine ammonia-lyase: MLLLKSCSLKYEQGENALGNVKLAKPKTGEDIFAYIKRQKGEFDTILYRQILGAANSFKEGDQTLGLTADSEESRKHARELIGNTPIKGIQNQPVFQDELLELIQKTTRDIENGSLNQWTFSDLKTFVLNEPEDKIKAIMPYLGSDAIACVVKLMDNEELIQLGQKVFNPLPNSKIGSKGYMSARVQPNSPTDNVDDIRWQVFDAWSYAVGDLVLGTNPVSSEPESVAAIENTLFDIIQTFGLEKTISNCVLSHIDVQAEVEKKQPGSTGIWFQSLAGTVSANETFDLSIEKMQNHASQRNGQFGLYAETGQGADFTNGHGEGFDMLMHESRKYGFLRALKQEMTAGQTFEQQAWVHVNDVAGFIGPEVFKTKEQLVRCCLEDIAMGKLHGLTIGLDICSTLHMDVSLDDLDWCIDHIMPANPAYLMALPTKNDPMLSYLTTAFSDHVRVREKFGYKINDAMWDFFKHIEIIDSDNKPTEHFGDPIWVYYQYQKSKGDERNQADIYAEGRQMIETIKARGVAIAEGYGENYWDLEPELNKQVHRLYEDAKTSLWTEMDAQFLASIPNVQFIVSQSQNRKDYVYHPESGEKLSQEALSTLKSLKAQNGTKANVQIIISDGLNARAIMDEGHLKPFLSTLKSHLQENNFNLSSENIIIKNGRVRTGYACGELLFGEENKGTVTGIIHVIGERPGSGHHNFSAYLTATTAANWHTKGKVDHNITRVVSGISDTALKPEQAASDAFKIFSQLFEKAQPQA, from the coding sequence ATGTTACTTTTAAAAAGTTGTAGCCTGAAATACGAACAGGGTGAAAACGCATTGGGCAATGTGAAACTCGCCAAGCCCAAAACAGGTGAAGACATATTTGCCTACATAAAAAGACAAAAAGGTGAATTCGATACCATACTTTATCGTCAAATTCTTGGTGCCGCCAATTCGTTCAAAGAAGGCGACCAAACTTTGGGCCTTACCGCAGATTCTGAAGAGTCGCGGAAACATGCCCGCGAATTGATTGGCAACACCCCAATCAAAGGCATACAGAACCAACCTGTTTTTCAGGACGAACTGCTCGAATTAATTCAAAAAACAACACGCGACATTGAAAATGGAAGTCTAAATCAATGGACTTTCTCCGATTTGAAGACCTTCGTCCTCAATGAACCTGAAGACAAAATCAAAGCCATTATGCCCTATTTGGGCAGCGATGCGATTGCCTGTGTAGTGAAATTAATGGACAATGAAGAGCTAATCCAGCTTGGCCAAAAAGTATTCAATCCCCTACCCAACAGCAAAATCGGGAGCAAAGGCTACATGAGTGCCCGCGTGCAGCCAAACTCGCCGACAGACAATGTGGACGATATCCGCTGGCAAGTTTTCGACGCTTGGTCTTATGCAGTAGGCGATTTGGTTTTGGGCACCAACCCTGTATCCAGCGAACCCGAATCTGTAGCGGCAATTGAAAATACATTATTTGATATCATTCAAACTTTTGGACTGGAAAAAACGATTAGCAATTGCGTGCTTTCCCATATTGATGTACAAGCCGAAGTGGAGAAAAAACAGCCCGGAAGTACGGGTATCTGGTTCCAAAGTTTAGCAGGAACGGTCTCGGCCAATGAAACTTTTGACCTGAGCATCGAAAAAATGCAAAATCACGCCAGTCAAAGAAACGGTCAATTCGGTCTTTATGCCGAAACTGGCCAAGGAGCCGACTTCACAAACGGGCACGGCGAAGGTTTCGACATGTTGATGCACGAATCAAGAAAATACGGTTTTCTTAGGGCCTTGAAACAAGAAATGACAGCAGGCCAAACCTTTGAACAGCAAGCTTGGGTGCACGTGAATGACGTAGCCGGTTTCATTGGCCCCGAAGTCTTCAAAACCAAAGAACAGTTGGTTCGCTGCTGCTTAGAAGATATTGCAATGGGCAAATTACACGGCCTTACCATCGGTCTTGATATCTGCTCAACACTGCACATGGATGTCAGTTTGGATGATCTCGATTGGTGCATCGATCACATCATGCCCGCGAATCCCGCTTATCTAATGGCTCTGCCGACCAAAAACGACCCCATGCTGAGCTACCTGACCACCGCTTTCAGCGATCATGTGCGGGTGCGGGAAAAGTTTGGTTACAAGATCAACGACGCCATGTGGGATTTCTTCAAACACATAGAAATCATCGATTCTGATAACAAACCGACGGAGCATTTTGGCGATCCGATTTGGGTTTATTATCAATACCAGAAAAGCAAAGGCGATGAACGAAATCAAGCCGATATTTATGCCGAAGGCCGCCAAATGATCGAAACAATAAAGGCCCGAGGCGTAGCCATAGCCGAAGGTTACGGCGAAAATTATTGGGATTTGGAACCCGAGCTCAACAAGCAGGTGCACAGACTTTACGAAGACGCCAAAACCAGTTTATGGACAGAAATGGACGCCCAATTTCTGGCTTCAATTCCCAATGTGCAATTTATTGTCTCGCAATCACAAAACCGAAAAGATTATGTATACCATCCAGAAAGTGGCGAAAAATTAAGCCAGGAAGCTCTTTCTACGCTAAAATCGCTGAAAGCACAAAATGGAACAAAGGCCAATGTGCAAATTATCATTTCGGATGGCCTCAATGCCCGAGCCATTATGGATGAGGGGCATCTTAAGCCTTTTCTATCGACATTGAAAAGCCATTTACAAGAAAACAATTTCAATCTCTCGTCCGAAAACATAATCATAAAAAACGGTCGTGTGCGAACGGGATACGCCTGCGGCGAATTGCTTTTTGGAGAAGAAAACAAAGGCACCGTCACAGGAATCATCCATGTGATCGGTGAAAGGCCGGGTTCTGGACACCATAACTTTTCCGCCTATTTGACCGCCACAACAGCCGCAAATTGGCATACGAAAGGCAAAGTAGACCACAACATCACCCGCGTGGTT
- the mtaB gene encoding tRNA (N(6)-L-threonylcarbamoyladenosine(37)-C(2))-methylthiotransferase MtaB, with translation MKKVALYTLGCKLNYSESSTIGRMFEQKGYAKVAFNESPDIFIINTCSVTDNADKKCRKIVREAQAINPNGYVAIIGCYAQLKPEEIANIPGVDAVLGAAEKFRLLDLIDDFKKDPTQIKTSGQVFVSDIESPLEYHTSYSLNDRTRTFLKVQDGCDYPCSYCTIPLARGKSRSDSIEKIVEAAKEIAAQDVKEIVLTGVNIGDYGLIGGERKHSFLDLVKALDEVEGIERFRISSIEPNLLSNEIIDFVAQSKRFVPHFHIPLQSGSPEILRLMKRRYKRDLYIDRVARIKSVMPDCCIGVDVIVGHPGESHAFFLETYNFLNELDISYLHVFSYSERPNTHAVDIQPKVSKKDKNERSKMLHILSDKKKRHFYQTQLATSHDVLWEDDLNDGQMHGWTENYVRVRAQYDPLLINSTMRIQIADFADTHLMEVEEILPEIVSH, from the coding sequence ATGAAAAAGGTCGCTTTATATACACTGGGCTGTAAGCTGAATTACTCAGAATCCTCAACAATCGGCAGGATGTTTGAGCAGAAAGGCTATGCGAAAGTTGCATTCAACGAAAGCCCAGACATCTTCATTATCAACACTTGTTCTGTTACAGACAACGCCGATAAGAAGTGTCGCAAAATCGTTCGCGAGGCTCAGGCGATCAATCCCAATGGCTATGTGGCCATCATCGGTTGCTATGCACAGTTGAAACCTGAAGAAATAGCCAATATTCCGGGCGTGGATGCTGTACTCGGTGCAGCGGAGAAATTTAGATTGCTCGACTTAATCGACGATTTCAAAAAAGATCCGACCCAAATCAAAACAAGCGGGCAGGTTTTTGTCTCAGATATCGAAAGCCCTTTGGAGTATCACACTTCATACTCGCTAAACGACCGCACCCGTACGTTTTTAAAAGTGCAAGACGGCTGCGATTACCCCTGCTCCTATTGCACCATTCCTTTGGCTCGCGGAAAAAGCCGTTCGGATAGCATTGAAAAAATTGTAGAAGCGGCAAAAGAAATCGCGGCTCAAGATGTGAAAGAAATCGTACTAACCGGGGTAAATATTGGCGATTACGGCCTTATTGGTGGTGAGAGAAAACACAGTTTTCTCGACCTTGTAAAGGCACTCGACGAGGTAGAAGGCATTGAACGTTTCCGCATTTCGAGCATCGAACCGAACCTGCTCAGCAATGAAATAATTGATTTCGTGGCCCAGTCCAAAAGGTTTGTGCCGCATTTCCATATTCCTTTGCAAAGCGGCAGTCCCGAGATTTTACGTCTTATGAAACGTCGCTACAAACGCGACCTTTATATTGATCGAGTGGCCCGCATAAAATCCGTAATGCCCGATTGTTGCATTGGTGTTGACGTAATTGTGGGACACCCCGGCGAAAGCCACGCATTTTTCTTGGAAACTTACAATTTCCTGAACGAGCTCGACATCAGTTACCTTCATGTTTTTTCGTATTCCGAAAGACCGAATACGCATGCCGTCGACATTCAGCCGAAAGTCAGTAAAAAAGACAAAAACGAGCGTTCGAAGATGCTGCATATCCTCTCCGACAAAAAGAAAAGGCACTTCTATCAAACCCAATTGGCGACAAGCCACGATGTACTTTGGGAAGACGACCTGAACGATGGCCAAATGCACGGTTGGACTGAAAATTATGTACGCGTTCGAGCACAATACGATCCTTTGCTGATCAACAGCACCATGCGTATACAAATAGCCGATTTTGCCGACACCCATTTAATGGAAGTGGAAGAAATTCTCCCCGAAATTGTAAGCCACTAA
- the kbl gene encoding glycine C-acetyltransferase: MFDQIRKALQEELNEIEEAGLYKKERIIQTPQGAEIGTQSTPHVLNFCANNYLGLSSDPEVIEAGKKAMDDYGFGLSSVRFICGTQEIHKELEQKTAEFLGMEDCILYAAAFDANGGVFEPLLGPEDAIISDELNHASIIDGIRLCKAQRFRYKNNNMADLEEKLKEASSARRKLIVTDGVFSMDGIVAQLDKICDLADQYGAMVMIDECHSSGFMGKTGRGTHEHFGVMDRVDIITGTYGKALGGASGGFTAARKEIVDMLRQRSRPYLFSNSVAPAIVGSSLYVLDKLQKSTALRDKLFENTAYFRKGMKAAGFDIIDGEHPITPVMLYDAVIAQKFADELLKEGIYVIGFFYPVVPKGKARIRVQVSAAHEKQHLDQAIAAFTKVGKALNVIE; the protein is encoded by the coding sequence ATGTTCGATCAAATCAGAAAAGCATTACAAGAAGAGCTAAACGAAATAGAAGAAGCTGGCCTTTATAAAAAGGAAAGAATCATTCAAACCCCGCAGGGTGCCGAAATCGGCACCCAATCCACACCTCATGTATTGAATTTCTGTGCCAACAATTATTTGGGACTTTCTTCTGATCCCGAAGTGATAGAAGCGGGCAAAAAGGCCATGGACGATTACGGATTCGGCCTTTCTTCCGTTCGATTCATTTGTGGAACGCAGGAAATCCACAAAGAACTGGAGCAAAAAACAGCCGAGTTTTTGGGTATGGAAGATTGCATTCTCTACGCCGCGGCTTTCGATGCCAATGGAGGTGTTTTCGAGCCCCTTCTCGGGCCAGAAGATGCCATTATCTCCGATGAACTAAACCACGCTTCCATTATCGATGGCATTCGTTTGTGCAAAGCTCAGCGTTTCAGATACAAAAACAACAACATGGCGGATTTGGAAGAAAAGCTAAAAGAAGCCTCTTCTGCAAGACGCAAGCTGATTGTGACCGATGGCGTGTTTTCAATGGATGGCATTGTGGCCCAATTGGACAAAATCTGCGACCTGGCCGACCAATACGGTGCCATGGTGATGATCGACGAATGCCATTCTTCGGGCTTCATGGGCAAAACGGGCCGAGGCACACACGAGCATTTTGGCGTAATGGACCGCGTAGACATAATTACGGGCACTTATGGCAAAGCTTTGGGTGGAGCTTCCGGTGGTTTTACTGCCGCTCGCAAAGAAATAGTGGACATGTTGCGTCAGCGATCTCGTCCATATTTGTTCTCAAACAGTGTCGCTCCGGCCATTGTGGGCTCATCTCTTTATGTATTGGACAAGCTGCAAAAGAGTACCGCTCTGCGTGATAAACTGTTTGAAAATACGGCCTACTTCAGGAAAGGTATGAAAGCCGCCGGCTTCGACATTATTGATGGCGAACACCCGATAACACCTGTCATGCTTTACGATGCAGTAATCGCCCAAAAATTTGCCGACGAATTGCTTAAAGAAGGCATCTACGTAATCGGCTTTTTCTATCCAGTAGTGCCTAAAGGCAAAGCGAGAATACGGGTGCAAGTATCGGCCGCTCATGAAAAACAACATTTAGATCAAGCGATTGCCGCATTCACCAAAGTGGGCAAAGCATTGAACGTTATTGAATAA
- a CDS encoding NAD-dependent epimerase/dehydratase family protein, producing the protein MEKSILVIGACGQLGTALTKRLVERYGLSAVWPTDIRQAENYPFPVHTVNALNREELQEFVAEKNITEIYHLAAVLSANGEKRPIESWHINMGSLLNVLEVARTSAVEKVFFPSSIAVFNDSNQKDRTPEDSYLTPGTVYGLSKAAGENWAKYYFEKYGLDVRSIRYPGIIGYDALPGGGTTDYAVDIYHKAVKGENFDCFLEKDTALPMLFMDDATKAAIMLMEAPAENIKVRTSYNIGGFSLRPIDFYEELKKDFPNFEITYSADYRQQIANQWPNSLDDSTAKKDWGWEAEFDLAAMSKIMIEKLTAYYNHEVLNA; encoded by the coding sequence ATGGAGAAGTCAATTTTGGTAATCGGAGCCTGCGGGCAACTGGGTACAGCCTTGACGAAAAGGCTCGTCGAGCGATACGGACTATCGGCTGTATGGCCTACCGATATACGACAAGCCGAAAATTATCCATTTCCGGTCCATACCGTAAATGCCCTGAACAGAGAAGAACTTCAGGAGTTTGTGGCAGAGAAAAACATCACAGAGATTTACCATTTGGCAGCTGTACTTTCGGCCAATGGCGAGAAAAGGCCCATCGAATCTTGGCACATCAATATGGGCTCTTTGTTGAATGTACTCGAAGTGGCCCGCACCAGTGCTGTAGAGAAGGTGTTTTTCCCCAGCTCAATTGCCGTTTTCAACGATTCGAACCAAAAGGACCGCACACCCGAAGACAGCTATTTGACGCCCGGCACAGTGTACGGCCTTTCAAAGGCCGCAGGCGAAAATTGGGCCAAGTACTATTTCGAAAAATACGGACTCGACGTGCGTTCTATACGCTACCCCGGTATCATCGGTTACGATGCCCTACCTGGCGGCGGCACCACAGATTATGCGGTCGATATTTATCATAAAGCGGTAAAAGGAGAAAATTTCGATTGCTTCCTCGAAAAGGATACGGCTTTGCCCATGCTCTTTATGGACGACGCAACCAAAGCAGCCATTATGCTCATGGAAGCACCAGCCGAAAACATCAAAGTACGTACCTCTTACAATATTGGGGGATTCAGCCTACGGCCTATTGATTTCTATGAAGAGCTGAAAAAAGATTTCCCGAATTTTGAAATCACATACAGTGCAGACTACCGACAGCAGATTGCCAATCAATGGCCCAACAGTCTGGACGACTCCACAGCCAAAAAAGATTGGGGCTGGGAAGCGGAATTCGATCTTGCGGCCATGAGTAAAATCATGATCGAGAAATTGACCGCCTATTATAATCACGAAGTCTTAAACGCCTAA
- a CDS encoding Lrp/AsnC family transcriptional regulator — translation MEKELDEVDIFLLKSLQADAKTTAKEFAAQLNMSVSPIYERIKRLEQKGYIKKYVAILDKTKLNRSITCICQVSMRQHSEAFIDNFEKEIRKIEEVQECFHMAGEVDFFLKINIGSLEDYHYFVRTKLSRIENISVLNTTFVLKDIKNGTEISF, via the coding sequence TTGGAAAAAGAACTGGACGAGGTTGATATATTCTTGTTGAAATCGCTTCAGGCCGATGCGAAAACCACGGCCAAAGAGTTTGCTGCTCAGCTCAATATGAGTGTGTCGCCCATATACGAAAGAATCAAGCGGCTGGAACAGAAGGGGTACATTAAAAAATATGTGGCTATTTTGGATAAAACCAAATTGAACCGTTCGATCACCTGTATTTGTCAGGTTTCTATGCGGCAGCATTCTGAAGCTTTTATCGACAACTTTGAAAAGGAAATTCGGAAAATAGAAGAGGTGCAAGAGTGCTTTCACATGGCCGGAGAGGTGGATTTTTTCCTGAAGATCAATATTGGCAGCTTAGAAGACTACCACTATTTTGTTCGTACCAAGCTTTCTCGGATCGAGAACATTTCGGTGCTCAACACCACATTCGTATTGAAGGACATCAAGAATGGAACGGAGATATCCTTTTGA
- a CDS encoding glutamine synthetase beta-grasp domain-containing protein codes for MSKAKLEYIWLDGYKPVQSLRSKTKIEHNFSGKLEDCDMWSFDGSSTEQAPGGSSDCQLKPVFICPDPERSKLGTPSYFVMCEVLDANGNPHESNGRATIDDDDNDFWFGFEQEYFLYDMETNLPLGFPANGYPRPQGPYYCSVGAKNAYGREIIEEHLEYCLQAGLNVEGINAEVAAGQWEFQVFAKGAAEAGDQIWVARYMLERICEKYGVWINYHCKPLGDTDWNGSGMHANFSNTALRTAGNKDVYDKICQAFAPVVKEHIAVYGPDNHLRLTGKHETQSIDQFSYGVSDRGASIRIPIAAVQKGWKGWLEDRRPNSAADPYKVAARIIKTVKTAEV; via the coding sequence ATGTCAAAAGCTAAACTTGAGTACATCTGGCTTGATGGTTACAAACCCGTTCAGAGCCTTAGAAGCAAAACTAAAATTGAGCATAATTTCAGTGGTAAATTAGAAGACTGCGACATGTGGTCATTCGATGGTTCATCTACCGAACAAGCTCCAGGTGGTTCATCAGACTGCCAATTGAAGCCTGTATTCATTTGTCCTGACCCCGAGCGTTCTAAATTGGGTACGCCTTCTTATTTCGTAATGTGTGAAGTATTGGATGCCAATGGCAACCCACACGAATCGAATGGCCGTGCAACCATCGACGACGATGACAACGATTTCTGGTTTGGCTTTGAGCAAGAGTATTTCTTGTACGATATGGAAACTAACTTGCCACTTGGCTTCCCTGCCAATGGCTATCCAAGACCACAAGGACCCTATTATTGTTCAGTAGGTGCAAAAAATGCCTACGGAAGAGAAATCATTGAAGAGCATTTGGAATATTGCTTGCAAGCTGGCCTAAACGTTGAAGGTATCAACGCTGAGGTAGCTGCCGGACAATGGGAATTCCAAGTTTTCGCCAAAGGTGCTGCTGAAGCTGGCGACCAAATTTGGGTAGCTCGTTATATGCTTGAAAGAATTTGCGAGAAATACGGTGTTTGGATCAACTACCACTGTAAGCCTTTGGGCGACACAGACTGGAACGGTTCTGGTATGCACGCCAACTTCTCGAACACTGCCCTTCGTACTGCTGGAAACAAAGATGTTTACGACAAAATCTGTCAAGCTTTCGCTCCAGTTGTGAAAGAGCACATCGCAGTGTACGGACCAGACAACCACTTGCGTTTGACTGGTAAGCACGAAACACAGTCTATCGACCAATTCTCTTACGGTGTATCTGACCGCGGTGCTTCAATCCGTATTCCGATTGCTGCCGTACAGAAAGGATGGAAAGGCTGGTTGGAAGACCGTCGTCCAAACTCTGCTGCAGACCCTTACAAAGTGGCTGCACGTATTATCAAAACGGTTAAAACGGCTGAAGTTTAA
- a CDS encoding LTA synthase family protein — MKERIQFLFIYFGFWVVYFLAARVLFLSYHIDQTKLLSLETLAGVFWHGIRMDMSMAGYLCLLPFLWIAFSNFIKKSIFENTLFSYTLILVFIITLIVVVDLEVYSVWDYRLDATPLNYLKTPKEAFVSVQSSPVVRLLISYILLIIVAGFIVYRIIAKHLSTWKHINNWPFPLIVFILAISLIIPIRGGFGIAPMNQSTVYFSNSNFANISAVNASWNFFDSLVNQSYEKVNPYTYLPKEDIDKAMKTLYANDSPEKNILVSSPSKPNVLVIIWESFTKKVVDLKHKGLEVTPFFNKLKNEGIFFTNAYASGDRTDKGIVAVLSGYPAQPTHSIIKIPEKAHKLPILSKDFNAQGYRTEFYYGGETEFANIKSYLLTADFQRIVDMNDFPEEMQTTKWGVHDQETFQKFIDDHSRENKGKFFSTLLTLSSHEPFDVPLDTARFEGQDELDLFMNSLYYTDRSLEQFITQAKQQYWWNNTVVVILGDHGHRLPETGKKEDNFRIPILFTGGAVKSRSKINDVVSQIDVSKSLLKQLNFNDKNYIWSKSLFKEENSNWAYFAFNNGFGFVEPNKTLVFDNIGKKYIDTLGTIGNKELRLGKALQQKTFQDFVDK, encoded by the coding sequence ATGAAAGAAAGAATCCAGTTTTTGTTTATCTATTTTGGTTTTTGGGTGGTGTATTTTTTGGCCGCCCGTGTCCTATTTTTATCCTATCATATCGACCAAACCAAACTCCTTAGCCTAGAAACACTCGCGGGTGTATTCTGGCATGGCATTCGTATGGACATGTCGATGGCGGGCTACCTTTGCCTATTGCCCTTTCTCTGGATCGCCTTTTCGAACTTTATCAAAAAGAGTATTTTCGAAAATACCTTGTTCAGTTACACGCTGATACTGGTTTTTATCATCACGCTTATCGTGGTCGTCGACCTTGAGGTTTACAGCGTATGGGACTACAGGTTGGATGCCACCCCACTCAATTACCTGAAAACGCCAAAAGAGGCTTTTGTTTCGGTGCAGTCTTCTCCAGTTGTACGTCTACTGATAAGCTATATTTTGCTCATCATCGTGGCCGGATTCATTGTCTACCGCATTATCGCGAAGCACCTCAGCACCTGGAAACATATCAACAATTGGCCATTTCCACTGATTGTATTCATTCTGGCCATTAGCTTGATCATACCCATTCGCGGCGGTTTTGGCATTGCTCCCATGAACCAAAGCACGGTTTATTTTTCGAACAGCAATTTCGCCAACATTTCGGCCGTCAACGCCTCTTGGAATTTCTTCGATTCCTTGGTCAATCAATCGTACGAAAAAGTAAATCCATATACGTATTTACCCAAGGAAGACATCGACAAGGCGATGAAAACACTCTACGCGAATGATTCTCCTGAAAAGAACATTCTGGTTTCCAGCCCATCGAAACCAAATGTATTGGTAATCATTTGGGAAAGCTTCACCAAAAAAGTGGTGGACCTGAAACACAAGGGCTTGGAAGTCACGCCGTTCTTCAATAAACTGAAAAACGAAGGGATTTTCTTCACCAATGCCTATGCATCTGGCGATCGCACAGACAAAGGCATTGTGGCCGTATTGAGTGGGTACCCCGCACAGCCCACGCATTCGATAATCAAGATTCCGGAAAAAGCCCATAAACTCCCCATTCTTTCGAAAGACTTCAATGCACAGGGTTACCGCACCGAGTTTTATTACGGCGGCGAAACAGAATTTGCCAATATAAAGTCGTATTTATTGACTGCAGATTTTCAAAGAATAGTCGATATGAACGATTTCCCCGAAGAAATGCAAACCACAAAATGGGGCGTGCACGATCAGGAAACCTTTCAGAAATTCATCGACGATCATTCCCGTGAAAACAAGGGTAAATTTTTCTCTACATTGCTGACCCTCAGTAGCCACGAGCCTTTCGACGTGCCCTTGGATACGGCCCGTTTCGAAGGCCAAGACGAACTCGATCTGTTCATGAACAGCCTGTATTATACCGACCGCTCGCTCGAGCAATTCATCACACAGGCGAAGCAGCAATATTGGTGGAACAATACCGTGGTGGTTATTTTGGGAGACCACGGCCACCGCTTGCCCGAAACCGGAAAAAAAGAAGACAACTTCCGTATTCCGATACTTTTTACTGGCGGTGCCGTGAAAAGCCGAAGCAAGATTAACGATGTGGTCTCTCAGATCGATGTCTCCAAATCTTTGCTTAAACAACTGAACTTCAACGACAAAAATTATATTTGGTCAAAAAGTCTTTTCAAAGAAGAAAATAGCAATTGGGCCTATTTCGCGTTCAACAACGGTTTCGGCTTTGTTGAGCCAAATAAAACTTTGGTTTTCGACAATATCGGGAAAAAATATATCGACACTTTAGGTACGATTGGCAATAAAGAGTTGCGTCTTGGCAAGGCTTTACAGCAAAAAACATTTCAAGATTTTGTGGATAAGTGA
- a CDS encoding 16S rRNA (uracil(1498)-N(3))-methyltransferase codes for MQLFYAKDFEQTLQLDEIDSKHCIRVLRKKLGDEIWVTDGVGKLFQCQISEANPKRTGLRILETEVHQEPRRRVHLAIAPTKNIDRMTYLVEKATEIGVSEISFFISENSERKSIKLDRLERVAVSAMKQSLKTYLPIFQVFDSLEACVQTLSVEQKFIAHLHEKALPLAQQNLESSVLVLVGPEGDFTENEVNMALGEGFQMVSLGESRLRTETAALVSITLMNLL; via the coding sequence ATGCAATTGTTTTATGCCAAAGATTTTGAGCAAACACTTCAGCTCGATGAGATAGATTCAAAACACTGCATTCGGGTCTTGCGTAAAAAGCTTGGAGACGAAATCTGGGTGACCGATGGTGTGGGAAAGCTTTTTCAATGCCAGATTAGCGAGGCCAATCCGAAACGGACCGGACTCAGGATTTTGGAAACCGAAGTGCATCAAGAGCCTCGCCGTCGTGTGCATTTGGCCATCGCCCCTACGAAAAATATCGACCGCATGACGTATTTGGTGGAGAAGGCCACCGAGATAGGCGTAAGCGAGATTTCGTTTTTCATTTCAGAAAATTCGGAAAGAAAATCAATCAAACTCGATCGACTCGAACGCGTGGCTGTTTCGGCCATGAAACAGTCTTTAAAAACTTATTTGCCCATTTTTCAGGTTTTTGATAGTTTAGAGGCATGTGTGCAAACTTTGAGCGTTGAGCAGAAGTTCATTGCCCATTTACATGAAAAGGCCTTGCCTTTGGCTCAACAAAACCTCGAGTCCAGCGTTTTGGTATTGGTCGGTCCGGAGGGCGACTTTACAGAAAACGAGGTGAATATGGCGTTGGGAGAAGGTTTTCAAATGGTCAGTTTGGGAGAGTCGAGGTTGCGTACGGAAACGGCCGCCTTGGTATCCATTACTTTGATGAATTTATTATGA
- a CDS encoding DUF4159 domain-containing protein, whose product MRFCFVLCVLFLFQMGFAEAQSTLKIGRLKYNGGGDWYANKSSLPNLSRFCNAQLGTDLALQEDIVEAGSTEIFEYPFVHMTGHGNVLFSQSEAQNLRHYLIAGGFLHIDDNYGLRKFAEREMKKVFPELDFVEIPFDHEVYHQKFDFDSGLPKVHEHDNKAPQGFGLIYEGRLVCFFTYECDLGNGWEDQSVYGDPEEIRILALRMGANLISYAFTSL is encoded by the coding sequence ATGAGGTTTTGCTTTGTGCTGTGTGTACTCTTCTTGTTTCAAATGGGCTTTGCTGAAGCCCAGTCTACCTTGAAAATTGGAAGGCTGAAGTACAATGGCGGTGGCGATTGGTACGCCAACAAAAGTTCTTTGCCCAATCTCAGCCGTTTTTGCAATGCACAGCTTGGTACAGATTTGGCCTTGCAAGAAGATATTGTAGAGGCGGGCAGTACAGAGATTTTTGAATACCCTTTCGTCCACATGACTGGCCACGGCAATGTGCTTTTCAGCCAATCGGAAGCTCAGAATCTCAGACATTATCTGATAGCGGGTGGCTTCTTGCACATCGATGACAATTACGGTTTACGAAAATTTGCGGAGCGTGAAATGAAAAAAGTGTTTCCCGAATTGGATTTCGTTGAAATACCCTTCGACCACGAGGTCTATCATCAGAAATTTGATTTCGATTCGGGTTTGCCCAAAGTACATGAACACGACAACAAGGCCCCTCAAGGATTTGGATTAATTTACGAAGGCCGGCTCGTTTGCTTTTTTACCTACGAGTGCGATTTGGGGAACGGCTGGGAAGACCAAAGCGTTTATGGTGATCCGGAAGAGATTCGAATTTTGGCTCTCCGCATGGGAGCCAATCTGATTTCTTACGCATTTACGAGCCTTTAG